A single window of Melospiza georgiana isolate bMelGeo1 chromosome 6, bMelGeo1.pri, whole genome shotgun sequence DNA harbors:
- the MPEG1 gene encoding macrophage-expressed gene 1 protein: MGWGLGGASLTWALLAWVTGAEQPQELSSSSGFGVCRKTLNLTRLEVLPGGGWDNLRNLDMGRVINLGYSQCKTTEDGSYLIPDEIFTIPRKQSNLDTNSEIIESWKDYQSITSASINLELSLFSSINGKFSSDFHRTKTHQVRDKAVTTRVQVRNLVYTAKIDPEAALDRAFKKQLLTIASHLENNQTQMADFLAEVLVLNYGTHTITSVDAGATLVQEDQIKATFLKDSWATRSSVTASAGVAFHSIINVGTKESLDVSSGFTKQYLDNRTNSRVESIGGAPFYPGITLKTWQERIQNQLVALDRSGLPLYFFIKPSTLPELPAPTVRRLARRVELAIRRYYTFNTAPGCTDPSSPNFNFHANTDDGSCKGTMANFTFGGVFQECVGLGGPDTGALCRALEQRNPLTGAFSCPATYTPVLLGVQEREEGHSHLECHNKCTLGIFCHRECQDVFWLSRVQFSAYWCAASGQVPPNSGYLFGGLFSTHGANPITGALSCPSGFFPLKLFGELSVCVSQDYEAGAAYAVPFGGFFSCQAGNPLAGQPRGTAEDTHAKGCPPGFSQHLALISDSCQVQFCVQAGLLTGGSLPPARLPPFSRPPANLPAVDTLLVRDGDSAWVRDGQSHVWRLARPEEARHAADMVGARGLSGGEVAGVTVAVLAGLATGLGTAWYGHRRYRARGYRELGTGHSLAPGSPEHSTVLSVGEGYQQEEMEGTVP, translated from the coding sequence ATGGGCTGGGGGCTCGGGGGGGCCTCgctcacctgggcactgctggcgtgggtgacaggggctgagcagccccaggaactCTCGTCCTCTTCGGGGTTTGGGGTGTGCAGAAAGACCTTAAACCTCACACGTCTGGAAGTTCTGCCGGGGGGCGGCTGGGATAACCTCAGGAATTTGGATATGGGCAGAGTCATCAACCTGGGCTACTCACAGTGCAAGACCACAGAAGATGGATCTTACCTCATCCCAGACGAGATCTTCACCATCCCCCGCAAGCAGAGCAACCTGGACACCAACTCCGAAATCATCGAATCCTGGAAGGATTACCAGAGCATCACCTCTGCCTCCATCAACCTGGAGCTGTCCCTCTTCTCCTCCATCAACGGCAAATTCTCCAGCGACTTCCACCGCACCAAGACCCACCAGGTGAGAGACAAGGCTGTCACCACCCGGGTGCAGGTCAGGAACCTGGTTTACACGGCCAAGATCGACCCCGAGGCGGCCCTGGACAGGGCCTTCAAGAAGCAGCTGCTGACCATCGCCAGCCACCTGGAGAACAACCAGACCCAGATGGCCGATTTCTTGGCCGAGGTGCTGGTGCTCAACTACGGCACCCACACCATCACCTCCGTGGATGCAGGAGCCACCCTGGTGCAGGAGGACCAGATCAAAGCTACCTTCCTGAAGGACAGCTGGGCCACACGGAGCTCTGTCACTGCCTCGGCCGGCGTGGCCTTCCACAGCATCATCAATGTGGGAACCAAGGAATCCCTGGACGTCAGCTCGGGCTTCACCAAGCAGTACCTGGACAACCGCACCAACTCCAGGGTGGAGAGCATCGGTGGGGCCCCCTTTTACCCGGGCATCACCCTGAAGACCTGGCAGGAGAGGATTCAAAACCAGCTGGTTGCCCTGGACCGCTCGGGGCTGCCCCTGTACTTTTTCATCAAGCCGAGCACGTTGCCGGAGCTGCCGGCGCCCACGGTGCGGAGGCTGGCCCGGCGCGTGGAGCTCGCCATCCGCCGCTACTACACCTTCAACACCGCCCCGGGCTGCACCGACCCCTCCTCGCCCAACTTCAACTTCCACGCCAACACCGACGACGGCTCCTGCAAGGGCACCATGGCCAACTTCACCTTCGGGGGAGTCTTCCAGGAGTGCGTGGGCCTGGGCGGTCCCGACACCGGCGCGCTGTGCCGGGCGCTGGAGCAGAGGAACCCCCTCACGGGGGCCTTCTCCTGCCCCGCCACCTACACCCCGGTGCTGCTGGGCGTGCAGGAGCGGGAGGAGGGTCACAGCCACCTGGAGTGCCACAACAAGTGCACCCTGGGCATCTTCTGCCACCGCGAGTGCCAGGATGTCTTCTGGCTCTCCCGGGTGCAGTTCAGTGCCTACTGGTGCGCCGCGAGCGGGCAGGTGCCTCCGAACTCGGGGTACCTCTTTGGGGGGCTGTTCAGCACCCACGGCGCCAACCCCATCACCGgagccctgtcctgtccctcgGGGTTCTTCCCACTGAAGCTCTTCGGCGAGCTCAGTGTGTGCGTGAGCCAGGATTACGAGGCGGGGGCCGCGTACGCGGTGCCCTTTGGGGGCTTCTTCAGCTGCCAGGCCGGGAACCCCCTggccgggcagccccggggcacgGCTGAGGACACCCACGCCAAGGGCTGTCCCCCGGGCTTCAGCCAGCACCTGGCACTCATCAGCGACAGCTGCCAGGTGCAGTTCTGCGTCCAGGCCGGGCTCCTCACCGGGGGCTcgctgccgcccgcccgccTGCCCCCCTTCAGCCGGCCCCCCGCCAACCTGCCGGCCGTGGACACGCTGCTGGTGCGGGACGGGGACAGCGCCTGGGTGAGGGACGGCCAGAGCCACGTGTGGCGGCTGGCACGGCCCGAGGAGGCGCGGCACGCGGCCGACATGGTCGGGGCCCGGGGGCTGTCAGGGGGAGAGGTGGCCGGAGTCACCGTGGCCGTGCTGGCCGGGCTGGCCACcggcctggggacagcctggtACGGCCACCGGCGCTACAGGGCCAGGGGGTACCGCGAGCTGGGCAcggggcacagcctggcccccGGCAGCCCCGAGCACAGCACGGTGCTGAGTGTGGGCGAGGGGTAccagcaggaggagatggaggggacGGTGCCCTGA
- the DTX4 gene encoding E3 ubiquitin-protein ligase DTX4, which translates to MLLASAVVVWEWLNEHGRWRPYSPAVSHHIEAVARAGPRAGGSVVLGQADSRLAPYIIDLQSMHQFRQDTGTIRPVRRSYYDPSSAPGKGVVWEWENDSGTWTPYDMDVGITIQRAYEKQHPWVDLSAIGFCYVIDFATMGQINRQTQRKRRVRRRLDMVYPLVSGTLPKSQSWPASPGAAAAPPVPACTCPQCLLVMSVKAAAAAGPGASTLQPRKAAPAKPPPAPKPAVPAAGPKPPDGVAAVRGSLKPLAAQGGRRQAASTPALSSAGASGSPPGSAGGGKGSRASLGTLNRSHLQRLAIAQSRVLIASGVPTVPVKNLTGSSPVNPALAGITGILMSAAGLPVCLTRPPKLVLHPPPVSKSEIQSIPGISHSCRKTTKKQAKKGKTPEEVLKKYLQKVRHPPDEDCTICMERLSAPSGYKGPQPAIKPDLVGKLVKCSHVFHLHCLVAMYNNGNKDGSLQCPTCKTIYGVKTGTQPPGKMEYHIIPHALPGHADCKTIRIIYNIPPGVQGPEHPNPGKSFTARGFPRHCYLPDSEKGRKVLKLLLVAWDRRLIFAIGTSSTTGESDTVIWNEIHHKTEFGSNLTGHGYPDINYLDNVLAELAAQGITEESLAQEKD; encoded by the exons ATGCTGCTGGCCTCGGCCGTGGTGGTGTGGGAATGGCTGAACGAGCACGGGCGCTGGCGGCCCTACAGCCCGGCCGTCAGCCACCACATCGAGGCGGTGGCCCGCGCcgggccgcgggcgggcggcaGCGTGGTGCTGGGCCAGGCCGACAGCCGCCTGGCGCCCTACATCATCGACCTGCAGTCCATGCACCAGTTCCGCCAGGACACCG GCACCATCCGGCCCGTCCGGCGCAGCTACTACGACCCGTCCTCGGCGCCGGGCAAGGGCGTCGTCTGGGAGTGGGAGAACGACAGCGGCACGTGGACGCCCTACGACATGGACGTGGGCATCACCATCCAGCGTGCCTATGAGAAGCAGCACCCCTGGGTGGACCTGAGCGCCATCGGCTTCTGCTACGTCATCGACTTCGCCACCATGGGCCAGATCAACCGGCAGACCCAGCGCAAGCGCCGCGTCCGCCGCCGCCTCGACATGGTCTACCCGCTGGTGTCGGGCACGCTGCCCAAGTCGCAGTCGTGGCCGGCCagccccggggcggcggcggccccgccggTGCCCGCCTGCACGTGTCCCCAGTGCCTGCTGGTCATGAGCGTCaaagccgccgccgccgccggccccggcgCCTCCACGCTGCAGCCCCGCAAGGCCGCCCCCGCCaagccgccgcccgcccccaAGCCCGCGGTGCCCGCGGCGGGGCCCAAGCCCCCGGACGGCGTGGCCGCGGTGCGCGGCTCGCTGAAGCCGCTGGCGGCGCAGGGGGGCCGGCGGCAGGCGGCCAGCACGCCCGCCCTGAGCTCGGCCGGCGCCTCGGGCAGCCCCCCCGGCAGCGCGGGCGGCGGCAAAGGCTCCCgggccagcctgggcacccTGAACCGCAGCCACCTGCAGCGCCTCGCCATCGCCCAGTCCCGCGTGCTCATCGCCTCCGG ggtccccactgtccctgtgaAGAACCTCACTGGCTCCAGCCCCGTCAACCCAGCACTGGCAG GGATCACGGGGATCCTCATGAGCGCGGCCGGGCTGCCCGTGTGCCTGACCCGGCCCCCCAAGCTGGTGCTGCACCCCCCGCCCGTCAGCAAGAGCGAGATCCAGTCCATCCCCGGCATCTCCCACTCCTGCCGCAAGACCACCAAGAAACAGGCCAAGAAGG GTAAAACCCCCGAGGAGGTGCTGAAGAAATACCTGCAGAAGGTGCGGCATCCGCCCGATGAG gacTGCACCATCTGCATGGAGCGCCTCTCTGCCCCCTCTGGCTACAAGGGGCCCCAGCCGGCCATCAAACCTGACCTCGTGGGGAAGCTGGTCAAGTGCAGCCACGTCTTCCACCTCCACTGCCTGGTGGCCATGTACAACAACGGCAACAAG GATGGGAGTCTGCAGTGTCCCACCTGCAAAACCATCTATGGGGTGAAGACAGGGACGCAGCCTCCCGGGAAGATGGAATATCACATCATCCCCCACGCGCTGCCCGGCCACGCCGACTGCAAAACCATCCGCATCATCTACAACATCCCCCCGGGGGTGCAG GGACCAGAGCATCCAAACCCTGGGAAGAGCTTCACGGCCCGTGGCTTTCCCCGGCACTGCTACCTGCCAGACAGCgagaagggcaggaag GTACTGAAGTTGCTGCTGGTGGCCTGGGACCGGCGCCTGATCTTCGCCATCGGGACCTCCAGCACCACGGGCGAGTCGGACACGGTGATCTGGAACGAGATCCACCACAAGACAGAGTTCGGCTCCAACCTCACCGGCCACGGCTACCCCGACATCAACTACCTGGACAATGTCCTGGCCGagctggcagcccagggcaTCACTGAGGAGAGCCTAGCACAGGAGAAGGACTGA